TGACCAAGCTGGGCTGCAGCAGATTCTGGGTGGGGGCTATGGTAATGGTGGCAGGGGTGGGAGCCAGACCAGGACCAGGCATGGGGGCAGGGTTGGTGGCCAAAGGCACAGGTTGAGCCACAGCCGGCAGAGCATCTGTAGTAGTGGctgcaacaacagaaacagcagtaGTACCTGGCACTGTTGAGTTCAGTGCTGGAACCACCGGAGGAGGAACAGAGACAATGGGTGGTGCTAAAGGAGTGGTCTGGGTAGTGCCATCTGGCTGTAGGAATGTGGGTGGCAGTGCCACGTAGTGCTGGGGGGTAACATGGTTTGCAGCTTGGACTGGAGCCTGAGCAGGCATGTCAGGTGCCTGCTGGGGGACTGTTAGGTGCACAAAGGGGGCTGGCTGGGTGGAGCTCACAGTTGCGCTGACAGAAGAGGGGGTGGAAGtctgagaggaggaggtctGGCTGAGCTGTGAGGGAGTCTCCAAGTCCTTGGATGTGTGGgtacaggaggaggaggtaggattgagagagaaggagagaagaggcgAGGAATCAGTCGCTCCTGGTTGGGCAGAGGTCTCCAGGTTGAAAGTTTCGGCAAGGCTCTCTGAAGAAGGAAATGAAACCAGTCAATAACATAGAATGGTAAACCCAATTTAAGATGAAAATTGTGAAAAGTACTTGCCGTTGGGATGGGTGTCATCTTGACTGACACTATTTTCAGGACTCTGGAACATGAGTTCGAAGATTTTCACAGGGGTCACATTGTTCAGGTCCAAATTCTGTGCCTGGAATACAATTGCAATTAGCAAAGCATTAAACTAAACATTCACACAACAATAAACTTATGTTATGGCTCTCTATGGTCTTACTATTTTGGATGACATAAAATGACAATTAAGCTTAAGCTACATTAGCTGcctattaataaaaaaaaaaaaaaaaaaacaacttgtctATCTAAACCATATCAGACAAACCATCTTCATCTTCAATAAAATTTCTACTTGACAGTGCTGAAGTAAAAGCCAGACTTACATTATGGATGTTCTCTCGAAGCTCTGAGTCTGTAGAAATGAGGCTTAAGTCACTGAGGCACAGCGAGTGATTTGCATCCTGTAATTAGAGATGAATAGGCCCAAATTTAATCTGCTACTGCTATGGGACAAGTGCTGAATCATGCAAACAGGTTAAGGGTgccaaatcagaaaaaaaaacaaaaaaacaaaaaaaaaaaaaacagtgccacATATACCAATGAAGTAGAACTGACtttgctgaaaacaaaaatgaaaattctggTAATGTATGCAGTTCACCCTTATGTCAGTTGAAAATCCATTTGATTTCATACAACCATCACACACAGCCGCCACACTGTCAGCTGGCATCTATGCAATTTAAGTTAACAGGACATGCATGTTAGAGTTTCAAAAAGATCATAAAATGACCAAAGAGCCAGAGCCCTGAAGTACCTCATTCTTGTAGGTTCTCCAAGTCTACACTGTCATCTTCTCAATTTTAGAGGTGTAAATTGTGCACAGCCTACAGTGCTCTACCTGCTGACTTGCTAATGTGCACCCTTAGCAAAAACTTAAATTCATTCCATCTCACACATTTGCAGATTTTGACCTGAACACCCTGTAAAAGCTCCACTCACCTTTCAGGAACTGAAACGTGTGGTTCTGTATCATTTGAATCAAGGGAGTAGCAAATTACCACTACAGGTTACGTCAGAACCTGGCtctttttcattattcattccATAAATACTCAACACCATCACAAGGTACATTATTGTTATCCTGGAGCATAgcacatttgaaaaacaaatttacgGCAGTGAATATTATGGGGCTCATTAGGTAATGTTGctgtgtaaacaacaacaaaacagagcgCTGTAACTTACTTCGGAGAGCGGGTGGGTGAGGGTGACACTGAAGGGCTGGCCCTTGTCATGGCCCCGGATGTGACTCTTCAGACTGTACTGGCTGCTGAATGTCTTTTCACATCCGTCACTGGGGCAGTTGAATGGCTTCTCCCCTATGGAAAGAGCAGAGGGAGTGAAATGAAGAAACTCAATGAAAGTGAGAGGCTAAGGTTCCACTGCTAGAGTATCAATTTAACTACCAATACATTTGGCAATTACATGAAAAGGCTATTAATGAACGTGTAAAGGTGGCATCCTTAAAAAAATTGGGTAATTGTGACATCTTTGTGCAATAACTGTAAGCAAAACAGGCCATGACTGAGACAGTTATTAACCTGGCCCTATCCCACAACTGTTGTGGTATTACTGAtgtgtttctcaaaatgaaaaaaaaaatgtttctcttgAGCAAATTTCTTCATTTGGTATTTggatttcacccaaaatatttCTTCGGTCTGAAGATAACAAATACAATttgttaaaaacacaaacttcaacaatgctgacagaaaacatgtgacaattttatttgaaaatctgaaaaatataGTCAGTAATAAACTACAATATTGTATCCCTTTATTACAAATGAACCATAATCTACCAATACCATGGAACTGGAGTAAAATCTGCAAAAGTCACTCAACTAGACAAACAGATGGCACACCTGatgtatttacatttgttttaaatacacTTCAACCTCTGTTTAAGATTTATTAAAATTCcttgcaaattttcagtgcAGTGTGCTAGGTGAAACTGACATGAGAGTGGGGGCACTGTATTCATGTTCACTGCTTATCTGACTGATTGATGGCAAATTCATTCAAGCAGTTTTTACACCAAGTTTCACTTTTGCTGTCCCAATAGGTGGCTCTATTGGAATTGATGAAATGCAACAAGAGCAAGACTCTGTTCTCTTGCCCTGGCACAGCATTAAAACAAATTGTGGAAATAAATAGGTCTGTCAGTCAGGCGCCTACAAGGTTCCAAACATCAATACAGCGATCAGATCTGAGAGAATTTCCCATGTTGAAAACAAAGAATAGCCAACTTAAAAAGGAGTCAGTAACTGTTATCTGGTCTGCAGATGGCACATGTGGAGAACACAGCCTTCCCCGTCAACATTAaacaaagtgcccttgagcaaagcactgCCACTACTGCTTCAGTCCAGCAGCAGTGGCAAAAAAAGCTCAGTCAAGTTCCCTGGTTATCTGtagattaaataaaacaacacaaacacatacctgTATGTGTCCGTACGTGTGTTTTTAGGTGATGACTTGCAGCAAATGCTTTGCCACAGCCATCATGGTCACACCTTCAGGAAGAGATGGAACAAATCATGTCAGAAACCCATCACGGTAGATGAATATAGATGCTAATACAGTCAAAGTCATGTAGACactagtttttattattagctATATAAAGACTACCatcaaatgcaataaaaagcATAGAAAATGTGCTGTGCATATTCCTGCTAATCTGACCCTTTATACAACCAACGTATATCTCCCATAATGACAATTTGTGAGTGTGAAGAACCAGTACCACCTTAATTCCCCcccacacaaaaaataaatcccccccccccccaaaaaaaaaaaccaaacaaaaacaaaagaacaaaacaaaaacgaacaaaaaaaaactcagatttgTTAACTTCAATTCACTAGAATCTCTGTGGATTATCAATCATTACAATAGACAAAAAACCTTGTCTGATGATGGCTATTGATAACACTGTGTCTTCTATCTAATGAGGACATCTCCCAGTGCATCCTAGTGAAAGCTCAGAGCAGTGTGATGATGGCATCACTCACCGAAATGGCTTCTCCCCAGTGTGTGTGCGAATGTGCTTCCTCAGGTCACTGAGTGTCGTAAAGTACTTTGTGCATCCCTCCGATTCACAGTTGAATGTCTTGCCTGTGTGAAGTCTCTGGTGTGCTTTTAGTCTGCGGAGACAAACAAGTGTTTCATTAAACCACAAGGggaggatgacagagagagaaacaaaccaAGCACAGTGTGGTTACATGCTAACTGGTGATTTCAGCTTACACTTAATTTCTCACTGCCTTAAAAACACATGCCATCGTGTTCCAAAGACATCCACATTCAGATAGCACAGCCAAGATCCTAAATAAACTAAGAAATGTGACAACTCcataaagaaaacaggacagcaGGAGGTCTATAATTTAGAAACAACAGAGTCATGGCATATCTCCATGGTGGTATTATAAGCAGAGACTGGGTGTCATGGTGGCAGAGAAGAGGTGAAAGGAGAATAATGATATTAAAAAGGGAAGCCACCCCTGTGTGGTGTGGCTGCCCTGAGTAAAAGCATCTGACAGGGACTTGATGGCAGTGGCACCGCTCCACCAAGCCCAAGGCAGGTTGTCATAGCAACTGAACTGACACCAATCAAAGTGCTCTGTTACAGATCTCGCCAGTTCACAGCCAAATATAAAcggagaaaataaacacaagctAAATGTCAGATGTTAGTTGAATTgaattatcatttattatttaattgccCTTTATATATTTAAGCTATGTCTGGCAAGAAGACAACTGAACAATGGAAATCACACCCTTAACCTGTTAATTAAAGACACAATCTTGACTGACAAAGAGGATAAAAAACTTGGCAGAGGCACTTGCACTGATGCACAAGCCCCCTTCATAATCTTATTAGGATAGGGCTAATAGCTGGCATCTTTAGAACAGATCTAAAATGAATGATTTAATTACTGAATCTCTGTCATTGTactccagttaaaaaaaaaaaaaacttgccaaTTGGACATTAGCTTTTATGAAAATATTTACTTTTACCATTTGGCTGTAATAGCTGTTAATTCAAAGGAAGTGTTTGTaccattccacacacacactggccctgGCTCTCAATCAAGGCAAGAGCAGGCAGTTGGCATTGTTTCTATGTTCTGGTGTTAATGTTCCTAACCACATATTTGCTCAGGGTAAATGTTAGCAATTTTAGAcagttaatatttttttattctctctgcaAAAGAGACCAGGCTGAGATGTCAGACAAGTCTTAGAGTGCAGTAGATGGATGGACTTTTTTCAAAttatgaaagcatttttttttttttttagaagttgTGTCAAACATCACAACTCAAGTGCCAAGATTCATAGTTAAATGGTGACAGTGTCCCCGGTTTCAGTTCCGCTCTGCCTACCCCACTAGTTTGAAAACTGCCACACATTGGATAatgacagcagcacagcaaaggGACTGGAATGGTCTGGAGGAGTGGCTGTCAAATCAATCTGATTATATAAAGGCAAACTAAAGTAAGACACTAAAAAATATCCAATTGCATTGACCTACTTTTGATTTTTAACTATGGAAAAATCATAATCATTGATTTAGCATCCATCAGCAGTTCAAAATATACACCTATATATGGAAATACTGCCTTATATTATTAACCACgcttacatgcacaccatagtcctgtattattcggaatatcctcaatattccggttgcgcatgagtcatgtaaacacgtaccgaacccgattaaggtcatattccggttggagaatattccgaagaagacccctggcatatgcctgttttaaccagaatattgtgccatgtaaacaccttaatggGAAAATGCCCcataccggaatattcagtgcATGCTGTGGGCATGCTCAATTCGCAAGGAATCATAgggtgtctttgtttttatggttACTGCAAACGGGGAGAACAACATGGCgagcagcagcaagagccagcatttttggagtgagaaggagactgcagtctgccttcagctaatgaaagacttaaatatcatgcagtatatcgatgggagaaaacacagaaaaaaaaaaaaaaaaaaaagatttcttcttcttctccttcttcttctgtatttccggcagaccagacgtcTATAGGGGCATTGCTGCctcccgcaggttgagtgttgcattacttAAGAGTGTGGAATACtccgaaacacgggaatatgccaagtaacatgtaaatggaatattACAGTTGCTGTAGTGAACACCTTATTCGGaatattaccttaaccagaatactGACCCGTattggaatatggtgtgcatgtaaacatactcaatagctgtgtcccaattcagggtctgcatccttcgaagtccgggtcctccgaagtccgggtccttcggaggacccggacttcaaccgaagcatcctcccccgtcaactaacggcaacgaaatgggacggtctagcctttggagtatttcctggttgcatAACCGCCGTTACcgccgtttccatgacaacaaactccggagaccgaaatataacgtttctttctgtcagacaagacagaacaggggttttggtttaacatatatggcgttggatgttcaaatgagtaaaaaacgaatatttataatgtgaaatctgaacttttctctgactgagcagcagcacgcaaagcattttgggatacgggaggccgagaaggatagtcgcggtgcagcctccgaatcgactaccaacggctgaaaaggaggctgCATTTGAAGTgcgcatttgaaggatccttcggctttggatgaattgggacaggccttcgcgcagtgttgtgacgtaactggccttcaaatgcagacttcgaaggatgcagaccctgaattgggacacagctaatGTCTTCTATCTCAGACTATAAGAGAACTTTTATGTctgtttattaattaattaaacactCCTCCTCACTTACTTGAACAACAGACAGATTTTCTCAGTCTGACCTGACCTGAATCTACCCTCTAATACAAGACTGTAGCATCAGCaccatagggaaaaaaaaaatgtgtgtagaCTAACCTGTAAAGAGTGTTGAAGGCTTTCTCACAACCCTGCACGTCACATTCGAAGGGTTTCTCCTTAGTGTGGACGCGCACGTGGATCTTGAGGCTGTAGGAGGTGAGGAAGGCCTTTCCGCAGCCCTGCTGATTGCACACAAACGTGTACTCGCCCCGGTGTGTCTTCTGGTGTGTCCGCAGGTTGCCCGCAGTGCTATAGGTCCGTGTGCAGCCCTCGAACATGCACTGGTAACGCTTCACCTgatacaggagagagagactgatttAAGTTTGTGATTCATGGTGATTCAAGTTTACACAGACAATGCTTAGCATaacaaaaagctgaaaatgaaacctTTGTGACCGTTAAACCATCACTGAAAGGACCAAaggattttgcatgtttagcatatatacaaaatgtatatacttcatatTTCTGATAATCTAAACTTGTATTTTAGAGctccaatataattttttcCTAGCCGATATCCAGCCATTGGATTCGATTCATAATGCTGCAATATAAAAACCACTCTTACATCACCGTAGTAAAGACATTGTCGtcagttttcagcagtttttGGATTTTGATAATTTGAGTCTCCTGAAACTACCCCAGTGAAATGTTTGCTCTATACAGCAAATTATTAGTTGCGTGGTTTATAAATGGCTATGACTTTGTtcagggtatatgcaggaatcttgaagttaattttaatacctttttaagactttttcaagaccatctcaatattttttaatacctcacggccacttcaagctgtaattatttacatcagtgatatttttaacagttttagtttgtgataaagactaAAGACCAGCCTTCTCTTCCATTTTCATGGGGCTTCATGTAACATTTCGGTGCGTTCGtaatatgcactgggagcgccAGAGTGTactttgtgctgctgaatttccacccgcccgctcgctctgccgctctcagagacaatttacaaacacacccacaatagtctagttttttatgtacctgttcatctttgttttttaataaaaatgaataaattcacgcACTTTTACGgtgtttttgggactcaaactcttggacagctaattcagaaaaaaatactttcaaaatttaagacttaataaagtcgtgataagactttttaatactttttaagggtcttaattttcccaaaattgatttatcaccttttaatacttttcaagaccccgcggataccctgttGTTAGCCtcaaaagcagaacattataaggtgggtgttccaaccaaaaattctaatttgggAGTTAAGGGATTCTGATTGTATGTTGAGAAATCTGTAGTgcccccgcatgatttgcaaaatgggtcgttgcgatgtaaaatgtgagtaaactgtagtaaacattcaaaatcactggtatggctgTTTAAGAGAAATCTAATGTTATCTTTACAATCAGCCAAGCAAGCTTTTTGCACAGTATTTCATAAAAATGAGGAGAGAGTAAACTGTGTCTGAGTTCGACTGAGCAATAGCAAGCCTCTCCACACATTGGGCAACAgcctgagtcactgtgacctttCAGAAGGAACTTGAACTCAATGACTCAGCCACCCGTCAGCATACAGAGCGGTTGAGCACATCACAGCGGTGATTCTAACCCCCATGCAATACATCCAGCCAATTCTGTTTCACAGCACCAAGCTCAACTGCGGCATGGCAGTCATACGCTCTGTTCTTGTACAAAAGGCCCTGGGGCCATGCAAATAAAAGCAGTCCCCTCTTCTTAGAAAAATGCTATCCTGCATTGTCAGGGCACAAAGCTGGGAGGACGCTCTGCGTTGGCCCCTCCAACAAAGGGAATCTCCTTTCACAGCCAGTGTTATTCCTGTAACTTATGGTACTGATCCTCTTACGTACTGAGTTATAACAGGAGGTACACTTATTTTCTGAAATCAAGTTCCACAGACACGACTCTCTGCATGTTTGACCCTGACTCCATTAAAATGACACTGTATCAGTCAAAAGCCTGCAATAATGCTTATGCAACAATTCATCAtttcaaagcacacacacacagacacaatggcGTAAGCAAGCCAAATCCAGGCTATGGTTATTTTCAAATTGATGGTTGACATCTGGTGCCATTTTCAGTCACACCATGAAGTCGGCAAATTTGCTTAGCCGTTCATATGAAACTGATATCAGGTTGATTAATTACACTTTTTTAAGGCCTATGAGAGTCTCACTGATGCCAAGTTCACACTACATGACTGTCAAACTCGGCAAGTCTCTGTACTGTTCACACTAGAAAACTTGCTATCATGTGATCAGAAATCTTGACGTTGTGGTTTGCACAATACATACTAACAGGCTACCAGGGGAGGGTTGGGGAGGGTCACACATTTCAAGATCTTTCACCAGGAGGGATCCCAAACGAGTGTGTCTCGTCTCCAAACCACAtttattcacaaaaacacacaagaagtGACAAGGTAAATGAGTGGGTGAGAGAATTAGATTGAATTGGGATATGCAGGCAGCAAGGATTGTCTGTTCTGCAGAGACAgttggagacaaaaaaaaaaaaaaaagatttttgcaatgaaaatgtACTGAAGGTAGCTGCTTGCTCATACTGTGATTTGGCAAGGATGACAAGCTTACAAATACTGAAAAGcttgtgtgtttgccagtgtaTTCTGATAGAAACTGTATAATTTTGCCCACCCATGCAAACTCAAGGAGCTGCTACGGATGACAGAGGAGGGGCCCTGTGTCTCGTATTCTCATTGGTAGCTAGGCACTGACAGATCCAGATACTTACGTGCTAGATATCTGGGATGAGTCAGCGATGCATCGGCGAGTCTcttgactttgttcacacaaaGTGGTCCAGCACCAATTTCCGAGTTCTGAGCGAATTTGCTAAGTGTTTTTTGTAAGCAAGCTTCAAAAATTGTCAGCTAGTGGAAAATCAGGGCTACAATCGTGTAGTGTGAACTAGGTATGAGAAGCACTGATCTGACTGATGGGTGGGCTAATTCTAATTCATTTTTAACCTAAAGATGCGGTGGAGATCGGTTGTTCAACTAAAACCCATGCAAACCCAGTGGGAAGCCTAACACAGCATGTTATCCAAGTGCTGTATCCATCTCCCACACCATCATGACTCTTCACCATCACTTCAATCAGTGTAAGTGGGTAGGGTTTGCCTTGGCTTCCCACATGCATTGAGTAAAAGATCACTCCAGTACACATTCAAAGTTTATGCAAGAAACCTTAGAGCGAGTTCACTGTGTGTCAGGCCACTCCAAGGCATCTACAACCACTGTGGCCAGCACTAATAATGCACAATTAATCACACTCCTTGATGTTAGTTTCCCATAATGACAGTGTAATTGGGTTGAACCGAAATGCTTAACCGGTTATTTAGGATGCAAGTGACAAATGATAGTAATTTTGTGTGTAATTTACATGATTTGTCTCTATTCACAGCCACTGCTCATTGTGAAGGAACTAAACAACTTCAGCTTATATGAGGcatgatttgtaaaattaattgcaGTAATCtatcaattaaaaacaaaatgatgtgaCGCAAATACAGAACTAAGCAATTTTAGCCACCCATAACTGTTTCTGCAACAGTAATGTGAGAAATTTGTTAAATCACATGGAAAAGCCTCACAAAAAGCAGCATGATGTGTGCAAGATGGGAGATTTAGGGTGATCTCAGCCATAGAATTCTatggaaacatttttaatgtgcacCATAGTTATCCATGGTCCTGTgcagcaagcaacacagacTGCGCTCtgttcaaataaattaaaattgatATTTGAACCCTCCAGTGACTGATCTccccacacacagcaaacagcttTAGGGTTTGTACAAAGAACACCCTGATGCAAAGAGGAGGTTACCTGAGTTAACCAGTTAAATTTTGCATGAGCCTGGGGTTTTCTGCT
The Myripristis murdjan chromosome 16, fMyrMur1.1, whole genome shotgun sequence DNA segment above includes these coding regions:
- the mtf1 gene encoding metal regulatory transcription factor 1; protein product: MSENGPHTEAPMYFEVEVDPLERDEEEEEDKIHYDKDDDLIAEPSSSSGRVYDRTTVLIEQDPIRLDEEGEEDVQCGGDEDGVTFLTEGEGDGDEEEGSLAFMTDPDSMSQGYVHHTISPDQIQFIINPGSTPMPRNIEGATLTLHSECPETKQREVKRYQCMFEGCTRTYSTAGNLRTHQKTHRGEYTFVCNQQGCGKAFLTSYSLKIHVRVHTKEKPFECDVQGCEKAFNTLYRLKAHQRLHTGKTFNCESEGCTKYFTTLSDLRKHIRTHTGEKPFRCDHDGCGKAFAASHHLKTHVRTHTGEKPFNCPSDGCEKTFSSQYSLKSHIRGHDKGQPFSVTLTHPLSEDANHSLCLSDLSLISTDSELRENIHNAQNLDLNNVTPVKIFELMFQSPENSVSQDDTHPNESLAETFNLETSAQPGATDSSPLLSFSLNPTSSSCTHTSKDLETPSQLSQTSSSQTSTPSSVSATVSSTQPAPFVHLTVPQQAPDMPAQAPVQAANHVTPQHYVALPPTFLQPDGTTQTTPLAPPIVSVPPPVVPALNSTVPGTTAVSVVAATTTDALPAVAQPVPLATNPAPMPGPGLAPTPATITIAPTQNLLQPSLVMSDQNLQWILSSAANTQQNPEQAQQQGTPKVEKVFFTTAIPVGGNAGNSVQQIGLSLPVIIIKQEESCQCQCACRDSAKDKSSKSNTSTVSVVAPQQPPEPPPPPLPQPSEPPQHPATSSSSCCLPESASKASEVRLEIPSSSSAQTFSTVVSSSATNPSPSDGLANMDVSDFLSLQSPETAANIEALLLVADDFNMATDCNSNGNP